A genome region from Manihot esculenta cultivar AM560-2 chromosome 5, M.esculenta_v8, whole genome shotgun sequence includes the following:
- the LOC110616074 gene encoding protein ELC-like, with protein sequence MAPPASSIQFIDTALSCTSPHALSYPDPKQKWLIRKHLLSLIQEYPSFTPSTDTFTHNNGTAVNLLNVTGELRVTRYTPHVPLTIWLHEKYPYMPPLVFVLANSMTPIHRDHPFVDLSGSTSSPYLQTWIFPRCNLIDLVRNLVRIFSRDHPFIYGSAVASFTHPSLVSKMEALDRLSGMLHYDMTAFLVKNEEELEDLSKLQEELIKRETITRNMISSLEQEKSSLKDKVTRLVDEADVVMNWLRVNGANSAAVGEDEAEAFEAADEESKLKIECFSADWAIEDLIYALDKAVEEGAVPFDAYIKQVRVLAREQFSYRAMLLTRSTQNDCSSMVAIGQYNT encoded by the coding sequence ATGGCTCCACCAGCATCTTCAATCCAATTCATTGATACTGCGCTTTCTTGTACCAGTCCTCATGCATTATCCTACCCAGACCCTAAACAAAAATGGCTCATCAGAAAACACCTTCTTTCGCTAATCCAGGAATATCCAAGTTTCACCCCTTCCACCGatacattcacccacaacaacggCACCGCCGTCAACCTTCTAAACGTCACCGGAGAACTCCGCGTCACCAGGTATACCCCTCACGTACCTCTCACTATTTGGCTCCATGAAAAGTACCCTTACATGCCTCCTTTAGTCTTTGTTTTGGCAAATTCGATGACCCCAATTCATCGAGACCACCCTTTTGTTGACCTATCTGGTTCCACCTCTTCTCCTTATCTCCAAACTTGGATATTCCCTCGATGCAACCTCATCGACCTTGTTCGTAACCTTGTCAGGATTTTCAGTCGCGACCATCCTTTCATTTATGGCTCTGCTGTCGCAAGCTTCACTCACCCTTCCCTTGTCTCAAAGATGGAGGCTCTTGACCGTCTTTCGGGGATGCTTCACTATGATATGACGGCCTTTCTGGTAAAAAATGAAGAAGAATTGGAGGACTTGTCTAAGTTGCAGGAGGAACTGATCAAGAGAGAGACTATAACTAGAAACATGATCAGTAGTCTTGAGCAGGAGAAGTCCAGCCTTAAGGACAAAGTGACGAGGCTGGTGGATGAAGCTGATGTGGTAATGAACTGGTTGAGAGTTAATGGTGCGAACTCGGCTGCTGTTGGAGAAGATGAAGCGGAGGCGTTTGAAGCTGCAGATGAAGAATCAAAACTGAAGATTGAATGCTTTAGCGCAGATTGGGCCATAGAGGATTTGATATATGCATTGGACAAGGCAGTTGAGGAAGGAGCAGTGCCTTTTGATGCATATATTAAGCAAGTGAGAGTGCTGGCGAGAGAGCAGTTCTCATATAGAGCTATGCTCCTGACACGTTCAACCCAAAACGACTGCTCATCAATGGTGGCTATTGGCCAATACAACACTTGA